One segment of Panicum virgatum strain AP13 chromosome 3K, P.virgatum_v5, whole genome shotgun sequence DNA contains the following:
- the LOC120698879 gene encoding signal peptidase complex catalytic subunit SEC11A-like, producing MGFVGDTVESIRSMQIRQVLMQIISLGMIVTSALIIWKGLIVVTGSESPVVVVLSGSMEPGFKRGDILFLHMSKDPIRTGEIVVFNVDGREIPIVHRVIKVHERQDTAEVEILTKGDNNFGDDRLLYAHGQLWLQQHHIMGRAVGYLPYVGWVTIIMTEKPFIKYLLIGALGLLVITSKE from the exons aTGGGGTTCGTCGGCGACACGGTGGAGTCGATCCGCTCCATGCAGATCCGCCAAGTGCTCATGCAGATCATCAGCCTCG GTATGATTGTTACCTCAGCATTGATCATATGGAAGGGGTTGATAGTTGTGACAGGAAGCGAGTCTCCAGTTGTAGTGGTTCTCTCTGGTAGCATGGAGCCTGGATTTAAAAGG GGTGATATCCTATTTTTGCACATGAGCAAAGATCCTATCCGCACAGGAGAAATAGTTGTTTTCAATGTTGAC GGCCGTGAGATTCCAATTGTTCACCGTGTGATTAAG GTCCATGAACGTCAGGATACTGCAGAAGTGGAAATCCTCACCAAAG GTGACAATAACTTTGGGGATGACCGATTATTATATGCACATGGGCAGCTTTGGCTCCAGCAACACCACATTATGGGGCGAGCTGTGGG CTATCTTCCATATGTTGGCTGGGTTACAATTATCATGACTGAGAAACCGTTTATTAAG TACCTGCTAATTGGCGCACTGGGCCTGCTGGTCATAACATCAAAAGAGTAA
- the LOC120698878 gene encoding endo-1,4-beta-xylanase 2-like: MACTHQDVVFDVNAVGWAPSGELTALSLHREDDPARLPAAAAVGHAREPSGRYVLAAGRAGEGDGLIQAIAPGALRPRVTYRVAGWISVAGDAAAEGGGQQRAPGGEHPVVRVSIRVVGGRVVDGGAVCAEPGRWAEVKGTFRLSESPRGAAVHVHGAPAGVDVKVMDLRIIATDRKARFSHLKEKTDKVRKRDVVLKFGGGGGLPPAGASVRVVQLDSAFPLGSCINGEVIRIPAFVDFFAAHFDWAVFENELKWSWTEPRRGHLRYADADRLLDFCDRAGKPARGHCIFWAVDADVQPWVRGIGGDRAQLAAAVDARLAGLLGRYAGRFPHYDVNNEMLHGRFFRDRLGDGAAARMFREAARLDPAAALFVNDYNVECGGAGDPRATPEKCAELVQDLRRGGAPVGGVGLQSHVTHPDGEVICDALDTLAAATGLPVWITELDVCEPDDALRADDLEVVLREAFAHPAVEGVVLWGFMEGHMWRPDAALVHQDGTVNDAGRRFLDLRREWTSDARGRIDDDGQFEFRGFHGTYVAQVTTATGKMIKAFTVDKGDGALVLDMMDV, encoded by the exons ATGGCCTGCACTCACCAG GACGTCGTGTTTGACGTGAACGCCGTCGGCTGGGCCCCCTCCGGCGAGCTCACGGCGCTGTCCCTACACCGCGAGGACGACCCGGCGAGGctccccgcggcggccgccgtcggGCACGCCCGCGAGCCCAGCGGCCGGTACGTCCTCGCGGcgggccgcgccggcgagggcgacGGCCTGATCCAGGCGATCGCCCCGGGCGCGCTCAGGCCCCGCGTCACGTACCGCGTCGCCGGCTGGATCAGCGTggccggcgacgcggcggcggagggtggcGGCCAGCAGCGGGCACCTGGTGGTGAGCATCCCGTCGTCCGTGTCAGCATCCGCGTCGTCGGCGGCCgcgtcgtcgacggcggcgcggtctGCGCCGAGCCCGGCAGGTGGGCGGAGGTCAAGGGCACGTTCCGGCTCAGCGAGAGCCCCCGCGGCGCGGCGGTTCACGTGCACGGGGCGCCGGCCGGCGTCGACGTGAAGGTGATGGACCTCCGGATCATCGCCACCGACCGCAAGGCGCGCTTCAGCCACCTCAAGGAGAAAACGGACAAG GTGCGCAAGCGCGACGTGGTCCTCaagttcggcggcggcggcggcctgccgcCGGCGGGCGCGTCCGTGCGCGTGGTCCAGCTGGACAGCGCCTTCCCGCTGGGCAGCTGCATCAACGGCGAGGTCATCCGCATCCCGGCCTTCGTCGACTTCTTCGCCGCCCACTTCGACTGGGCCGTCTTCGAGAACGAGCTCAAGTGGTCCTGGACGGAGCCGCGCCGCGGCCACCTCCGCTACGCCGACGCCGACCGCCTGCTCGACTTCTGCGACCGCGCCGGCAAGCCCGCGCGCGGCCACTGCATCTTCTGGGCCGTCGACGCCGACGTGCAGCCGTGGGTAAGGGGCATCGGCGGCGACCGggcccagctcgccgccgccgtggacgcgcgcctcgccggcctcctcggccgctaCGCGGGGAGGTTCCCGCACTACGACGTCAACAACGAGATGCTCCACGGCCGCTTCTTCCGCGACCgcctcggcgacggcgccgcggcgcgcatgttccgggaggcggcgcggctggacccggccgccgcgctcttCGTCAACGACTACAACGTCgagtgcggcggcgccggcgacccccgCGCGACCCCGGAGAAGTGCGCCGAGCTCGTTCAGGAcctgcggcgcggcggcgcgccggtggGCGGGGTCGGGCTGCAGAGCCACGTCACGCACCCCGACGGGGAGGTCATCTGCGACGCGCTCGacacgctcgccgccgccacgggcctGCCCGTATGGATCACCGAGCTGGACGTGTGCGAGCCCGACGACGCGCTCCGCGCCGACGACCTCGAGGTGGTGCTCCGCGAGGCGTTCGCGCACCCGGCCGTGGAGGGCGTCGTGCTCTGGGGGTTCATGGAGGGCCACATGTGGCGGCCCGACGCCGCGCTCGTCCACCAGGACGGCACCGTCAACGACGCCGGCCGGAGGTTCCTCGACCTCCGGAGGGAGTGGACCTCCGACGCGCGCGGTCGCATCGACGACGACGGGCAGTTCGAGTTCAGGGGATTCCACGGCACCTACGTGGCTCAGGTCACCACGGCCACAGGGAAGATGATCAAGGCGTTCACCGTCGACAAAGGGGACGGGGCTCTCGTGCTGGACATGATGGATGTCTGA